In a genomic window of Mycolicibacillus parakoreensis:
- a CDS encoding ABC transporter ATP-binding protein has protein sequence MTDRWRGRLAEPDDADLPIDESVPRRREARALLGSLLWPHRWLVAALAVVVIVENAARLSVPVLVRRGIDHGIPPLVDGGPATALLTVVAALAAAVAVQAGARMLFLNGSGRMGQRVLLEVRRRGFGHFQRLDIPFHDRYTSGRVVSRLTNDVDAIQDLLESGFDSLITAMLTLVGTAVLLVTLDWQLGSVCLIAFPVLVVLIGWFRSESASTYRAVREAAALVIVQFVETMTGIKAVQAYRREPRNQQLFDDIADRYREVNERTFRLLAIFMPGVKLVGNLTTGVVLLYGGWRVLDGQMTIGTLTAFLLYLRMFFEPMQEISQFFNLFQSAASALEKLAGVLAQRPRVSDPATPIPLGRARGAVEFEAVRFAYRPDRPVLPELDLTVPAGQTVALVGATGAGKTTLARLIARFYDPSAGVVRLDGVDLRALTQADLRRNVVMVTQENFMFAGTVADNIRFGRPDATDAEVRAAAQQVGAAEFIAALPDGYDTDVAKRGGRLSAGQRQLVAFARAFLANPAVLILDEATSSLDIPSERLVQRALRTVLADRTALVIAHRLSTVEIADRVLVLEDGRVVEDGAPAALIDRPGSRYAALHRVWAQSLD, from the coding sequence ATGACCGACCGGTGGCGGGGCCGGCTCGCCGAGCCCGACGACGCCGATCTGCCCATCGACGAGAGCGTGCCCCGCCGGCGGGAGGCGCGGGCGCTGCTCGGCTCGCTGCTGTGGCCCCACCGCTGGCTGGTCGCCGCCCTGGCGGTGGTGGTGATCGTCGAGAACGCGGCCCGGCTGTCGGTGCCGGTGCTGGTGCGGCGCGGCATCGACCACGGCATTCCGCCGCTGGTCGACGGCGGCCCGGCCACCGCGTTGCTCACGGTCGTCGCGGCGCTGGCGGCGGCGGTGGCGGTGCAGGCCGGCGCGCGGATGCTGTTTCTCAACGGCTCCGGCCGGATGGGCCAGCGGGTGCTGTTGGAGGTGCGCCGCCGCGGCTTCGGCCACTTCCAACGCCTCGACATCCCCTTCCACGACCGCTACACCTCCGGGCGGGTGGTCAGCCGGCTGACCAACGACGTCGATGCCATCCAGGACCTGCTGGAGTCCGGGTTCGACAGCCTGATCACCGCGATGCTGACCCTGGTCGGCACCGCGGTGCTGCTGGTGACCCTGGACTGGCAACTGGGGTCGGTCTGCCTGATCGCCTTCCCGGTGCTGGTGGTGCTCATCGGGTGGTTCCGGTCGGAGTCGGCGAGCACCTACCGGGCGGTGCGGGAGGCGGCCGCGCTGGTGATCGTGCAGTTCGTCGAGACCATGACCGGCATCAAGGCGGTCCAGGCGTATCGGCGCGAGCCCCGCAACCAGCAGCTCTTCGACGACATCGCCGACCGCTACCGGGAGGTCAACGAACGCACCTTCCGGCTGCTGGCGATCTTCATGCCCGGGGTGAAACTGGTCGGCAACCTCACCACCGGGGTGGTGCTGCTCTACGGCGGCTGGCGGGTGCTCGACGGGCAGATGACGATCGGCACGCTCACCGCGTTCCTGTTGTACCTGCGGATGTTCTTCGAGCCGATGCAGGAGATCAGCCAGTTCTTCAACCTGTTCCAGTCGGCCGCCTCGGCGCTGGAGAAACTCGCCGGGGTGTTGGCCCAGCGCCCCCGGGTGAGCGATCCGGCGACCCCGATCCCCCTGGGGCGGGCCCGGGGGGCGGTCGAGTTCGAGGCGGTGCGGTTCGCCTATCGCCCCGACCGTCCGGTGCTGCCCGAGCTCGACCTGACGGTGCCCGCGGGGCAGACCGTGGCGCTGGTGGGGGCCACCGGCGCCGGCAAGACCACCCTGGCCCGGCTGATCGCCCGGTTCTACGACCCGAGTGCCGGCGTGGTGCGTCTCGACGGTGTCGATCTGCGCGCGCTCACCCAGGCCGACCTGCGCCGCAACGTGGTGATGGTCACCCAGGAGAACTTCATGTTCGCCGGCACCGTCGCCGACAACATCCGCTTCGGTCGCCCCGACGCCACCGACGCCGAGGTGCGGGCGGCGGCGCAGCAGGTCGGTGCCGCGGAGTTCATCGCCGCGCTGCCCGACGGCTACGACACCGACGTGGCCAAACGCGGCGGGCGGCTGTCGGCCGGTCAACGCCAGTTGGTGGCCTTCGCCCGGGCGTTTTTGGCGAACCCGGCGGTGCTCATCCTCGACGAGGCCACCTCGTCGCTGGATATCCCCAGCGAGCGCCTGGTGCAGCGGGCGTTGCGCACGGTGTTGGCCGACCGCACCGCGCTGGTGATCGCCCACCGGCTGTCCACCGTCGAGATCGCCGACCGGGTGCTGGTGCTCGAGGACGGCCGCGTCGTCGAGGACGGTGCCCCGGCCGCGCTGATCGACCGGCCCGGCAGTCGCTACGCCGCCCTGCACCGGGTGTGGGCGCAGTCGCTGGACTAG
- a CDS encoding ABC transporter ATP-binding protein has product MVDEVRGTQPAIAAAPAQQRPMSDLLRLLPYLMPYRARWLTTVAVAVVSLAATVAIPLLTKAVIDGPISHRDQRGLWIVGAGATAVGVVEAVLWFFRRWLVARATMGVEADIRKDLYARLQILPMAFHGRWQSGQLLSRIMNDLGTIRRFLSFGLIFLLLNSLQIVVVTTILLVLYWPLGLLVAVSVAPVALTVRHFQKIYTRLSRRAQDQAGQVATHVEEAALGVRVVRSFGREDYVFDRFDTQARALYDAEVRKVVAKAKFWTLLEVIPNLTLIVVLGMGAYAAGQDRVTIGTLVAFITLMLSLVWPISSLGFLLSMTQESMTAANRVAEIFDAPLEITDGSVTREPGSGRLELIDVGFAFPGADTWVLRHVNLTVEPGETLALVGATGSGKSVLVGLLSRLYDVTEGQIRIDGTDLRRLPVAAVRQAVATAFEDPTLFSMSVAENLRLGRPADDTEVAAAIRVAAADFVYDLPFGLDTRIGEQGMSLSGGQRQRLALARALLAAPRILVLDDTLSALDVHTEARVTAALRTVLGGEPAVTAVVIARRASTVLLADKVALLHADGEDPATITAVGSHAELLATVPDYRYLLVADDELDDGCEREPAWRDAEERARLERAQSERDATDAACAEDELTAAEGRAR; this is encoded by the coding sequence ATGGTGGATGAGGTGAGGGGAACGCAGCCGGCGATCGCTGCCGCGCCGGCGCAGCAGCGCCCCATGTCGGATCTGTTGCGGCTGCTTCCCTACCTGATGCCCTACCGGGCGCGGTGGCTGACCACCGTGGCGGTCGCGGTCGTCAGCCTCGCCGCCACCGTCGCCATCCCGCTTTTGACCAAGGCCGTCATCGACGGGCCGATCAGCCACCGGGATCAGCGCGGCCTGTGGATCGTCGGCGCGGGCGCCACCGCGGTCGGCGTCGTCGAGGCGGTGCTGTGGTTCTTCCGCCGCTGGCTGGTCGCGCGGGCCACGATGGGCGTCGAGGCCGATATCCGCAAGGACCTCTACGCCCGGCTGCAGATCCTGCCGATGGCGTTCCACGGCCGCTGGCAATCCGGTCAGCTGCTGTCGCGCATCATGAACGATCTGGGCACGATCCGGCGGTTTTTGTCGTTCGGGCTGATCTTCCTGCTGCTCAATTCCCTGCAGATCGTGGTGGTGACCACGATCCTGCTGGTGCTGTACTGGCCACTGGGACTGCTGGTGGCGGTGTCGGTGGCGCCGGTGGCGCTCACCGTGCGCCACTTCCAGAAGATCTACACCCGGTTGTCGCGGCGCGCCCAGGATCAGGCCGGGCAGGTCGCCACCCACGTCGAGGAGGCCGCGCTCGGGGTGCGGGTGGTGCGCTCGTTCGGGCGCGAAGACTACGTCTTCGACCGGTTCGACACCCAGGCGCGCGCGCTCTACGACGCCGAGGTCCGCAAGGTCGTCGCGAAGGCCAAATTCTGGACGCTGCTGGAGGTCATCCCCAACCTGACCCTGATCGTGGTGCTCGGGATGGGCGCCTACGCCGCCGGCCAGGACCGCGTGACGATCGGCACCCTGGTCGCGTTCATCACGTTGATGCTCTCGCTGGTGTGGCCCATCTCCTCGCTGGGGTTCCTGCTGTCGATGACCCAGGAATCGATGACTGCCGCCAACCGGGTGGCCGAGATCTTCGACGCCCCCCTCGAGATCACCGACGGCTCGGTCACCCGGGAGCCGGGATCGGGACGCCTGGAGCTCATCGACGTCGGCTTCGCCTTCCCCGGTGCCGACACCTGGGTGCTGCGCCACGTCAACCTCACCGTCGAACCCGGCGAGACGTTGGCGCTGGTCGGGGCGACCGGCTCGGGCAAATCGGTGCTGGTGGGGTTGTTGTCGCGGCTCTACGACGTCACCGAGGGGCAGATCCGCATCGACGGCACCGACCTGCGCCGGCTGCCGGTCGCGGCGGTGCGCCAGGCGGTGGCCACGGCGTTCGAGGACCCCACCCTGTTCTCGATGTCGGTGGCCGAGAACCTGCGGTTGGGCCGCCCCGCCGACGACACCGAGGTGGCCGCGGCGATCCGGGTCGCCGCCGCCGACTTCGTCTACGACCTGCCGTTCGGGCTGGACACCCGCATCGGTGAGCAGGGCATGAGCCTCTCCGGCGGGCAGCGGCAACGCCTTGCGCTGGCCCGCGCGCTGCTGGCCGCCCCGCGGATCCTCGTGCTCGACGACACCCTGTCGGCCCTCGACGTGCACACCGAGGCGCGGGTCACCGCCGCGCTGCGCACGGTGCTCGGCGGTGAGCCCGCGGTGACCGCGGTGGTGATCGCCCGGCGGGCCTCCACGGTGCTGCTCGCCGACAAGGTGGCGCTGCTGCACGCCGACGGCGAGGATCCGGCGACGATCACCGCAGTCGGCAGCCACGCCGAGCTGTTGGCGACCGTCCCGGACTACCGCTACCTGCTGGTCGCCGACGATGAACTCGACGACGGCTGTGAACGGGAACCGGCCTGGCGCGACGCCGAGGAGCGGGCCCGCCTCGAGCGCGCCCAATCCGAGCGGGACGCCACCGACGCGGCCTGCGCCGAGGACGAGCTGACCGCCGCCGAGGGACGCGCGCGATGA
- a CDS encoding serine hydrolase has product MLKAAALAAFLTVALVLGGCSSPPTPLSDTPPDRFSGMGLPEGGVDDAVARLDDLAADLMDRSGIPGMAVAVVHGGNTVYANGFGVRNTGRDADDDDNRVDADTVFQVASLSTPIGATVVAHQIGAESINWDTPVGSYLPWFAFSDPYVSEHATIADLYAQRTGLPQNAGDLLAELGYDRRQVLLRLKELPLGAFRLSHRDTEFGVTVAAESVAVAAGKRWDELSDDVLYRPLGMESTSSRYADFTRRRDRALGHTRTDDGYRPSYHGDTDPKSAAVGVSSTVNDLGRWLAMLLADGDHDGTTLIPTDALTPALTAQTVNHGPQGSESPEARADLYGYGFHVATTSTARTTYGYEGGLASGSAAAFAALPSADVAIVVLTNAAPNGVPETLTAQFLDLVQYGELRHDWPRLYRERHAEKAEDTPGVQKARKPPRKAKPPAALRSYTGTYFNDYWGSATVTETRRGLELTLGPRRDTVVLHHWDGDTFTFTPKSDTVPDGAVSKATFTPDALTLQYYDRDRLGIFFR; this is encoded by the coding sequence ATGCTCAAAGCGGCGGCGCTGGCCGCGTTCCTCACGGTTGCCCTCGTCCTCGGCGGCTGCTCGTCGCCGCCGACCCCGTTGTCGGACACCCCGCCGGACCGGTTCTCCGGCATGGGCCTGCCCGAGGGGGGCGTCGATGACGCGGTCGCGCGCCTCGATGACCTGGCCGCCGACCTGATGGACCGATCCGGTATTCCCGGTATGGCGGTCGCGGTGGTGCACGGCGGGAACACCGTGTACGCCAACGGGTTCGGGGTGCGCAACACGGGCAGGGACGCCGACGACGACGACAACCGGGTCGATGCGGACACGGTGTTTCAGGTCGCGTCCTTGTCGACGCCGATCGGGGCCACGGTGGTGGCTCACCAGATCGGCGCGGAGTCGATCAACTGGGACACCCCGGTGGGCTCCTACCTGCCGTGGTTCGCGTTCTCCGACCCTTACGTCAGTGAGCACGCCACGATCGCCGACCTCTACGCGCAGCGCACCGGTCTGCCGCAGAACGCCGGGGACCTTCTGGCCGAACTCGGCTACGACCGACGCCAGGTGCTGTTGCGGCTCAAAGAGTTGCCGTTGGGGGCGTTTCGGCTGAGCCACCGTGACACCGAATTCGGGGTGACCGTCGCGGCCGAGTCGGTGGCGGTCGCGGCCGGCAAACGCTGGGACGAACTCAGCGACGACGTGCTCTACCGCCCGTTGGGGATGGAGTCGACCAGTTCGCGCTACGCCGATTTCACCCGTCGACGCGACCGGGCGTTGGGGCACACCCGAACCGACGACGGCTACCGTCCCAGCTACCACGGTGACACCGATCCGAAATCGGCGGCGGTGGGCGTCAGCTCCACCGTCAACGACCTGGGCCGATGGCTGGCCATGCTGCTCGCCGACGGTGACCACGACGGCACGACGCTCATCCCGACCGACGCGCTCACCCCGGCACTGACCGCCCAGACGGTCAACCACGGACCCCAGGGCTCCGAGTCCCCCGAGGCGCGGGCCGACCTGTACGGATACGGATTCCACGTCGCAACGACCTCGACGGCGCGCACCACCTACGGCTACGAGGGCGGGTTGGCATCCGGGTCGGCGGCGGCGTTCGCCGCGCTGCCGTCCGCCGACGTCGCCATCGTCGTGCTGACTAACGCGGCGCCGAACGGCGTCCCCGAAACCCTCACCGCCCAGTTCCTGGACCTGGTGCAATACGGTGAACTGCGCCACGACTGGCCGCGGCTGTACCGCGAGCGTCACGCCGAGAAGGCCGAGGACACCCCCGGCGTGCAGAAGGCGAGAAAGCCGCCGCGCAAGGCCAAACCCCCGGCGGCGCTGCGCAGCTACACCGGCACCTACTTCAACGACTACTGGGGCAGCGCGACGGTGACCGAGACCCGCCGCGGGCTGGAACTGACGCTGGGCCCGCGCCGCGACACCGTGGTGCTGCACCATTGGGACGGCGACACGTTCACGTTCACCCCGAAGTCCGACACCGTGCCCGACGGGGCGGTATCGAAGGCGACGTTCACCCCCGACGCGTTGACCCTGCAGTACTACGACCGGGACAGGCTGGGAATATTCTTCCGATGA
- a CDS encoding acetyl-CoA carboxylase carboxyltransferase subunit alpha/beta — protein MDRIGALDLVDTVLDAGSFRSWDTPPLSVGEDDDYRAELAGARAATGLDEAVITGEGRVHGRRVAVIVCEFAFLAGSIGVAAAERITTAVQRATAQRLPLLASPSSGGTRMQEGTVAFLQMVKITAAVELHKRAHLPYLVYLRHPTTGGVFASWGSLGHVTIAQPGALIGFLGPRVYEHLYGEPFPAGVQTAENLQRHGVIDGVVPLRWLRRTLQRALKVLVDPPAPAPTPPAATPLPAVPAWESVLASRRPDRPGAGMLLRHGATERVLLSATGTSEAAAMLLALARFGGQPAVVLGQRRVGGMTGPAALREARRGMALAAGLRLPLLLLIDTPGPALSPEAEQDGLAGEIARCLADLVTLPVPTVSVLLGQGNGGPALAMVPADRVVAALHGWLAPLPPEGASAIVYRDLDHADRLAEEQGIRSVELAAAGIVDAIVPERPDAADEPIEFIKRLSRVIATELRTVRAIADNERVDTRLQRYRRIGLPE, from the coding sequence ATGGATCGGATCGGTGCCCTGGACTTGGTCGACACCGTGCTCGACGCGGGTTCGTTCCGCAGTTGGGACACCCCGCCGCTGTCGGTGGGCGAGGATGACGACTACCGCGCCGAGCTGGCCGGGGCCCGCGCGGCCACCGGCCTCGACGAGGCGGTGATCACCGGGGAGGGCCGGGTGCACGGCCGGCGAGTGGCGGTCATCGTCTGTGAGTTCGCGTTTCTGGCCGGGTCGATCGGCGTGGCCGCCGCGGAGCGCATCACCACCGCGGTGCAGCGGGCCACCGCCCAGCGCCTGCCGCTGCTGGCGTCGCCCAGTTCGGGAGGCACACGCATGCAGGAGGGCACGGTGGCGTTTCTGCAGATGGTCAAGATCACCGCCGCCGTCGAGCTGCACAAACGCGCACACCTGCCCTATCTGGTGTATCTGCGCCACCCCACGACCGGCGGGGTGTTCGCGTCGTGGGGATCGCTGGGCCATGTGACGATCGCCCAGCCGGGCGCGCTGATCGGGTTTTTGGGCCCGCGGGTCTACGAGCATCTCTACGGCGAGCCGTTTCCCGCCGGGGTGCAGACCGCGGAGAACCTGCAACGCCACGGCGTGATCGACGGGGTGGTGCCGCTGCGGTGGCTGCGCCGCACCCTGCAGCGGGCGTTGAAGGTGCTCGTCGATCCGCCGGCGCCCGCGCCGACACCCCCGGCGGCGACACCGCTGCCCGCCGTGCCGGCCTGGGAGTCGGTGCTCGCCTCGCGTCGGCCCGATCGTCCGGGCGCGGGGATGCTGCTGCGCCACGGCGCCACCGAGCGGGTGCTGTTGTCGGCGACCGGCACCTCGGAGGCAGCGGCCATGCTGCTGGCGCTGGCCCGCTTCGGCGGGCAGCCGGCCGTGGTGTTGGGCCAGCGGCGGGTGGGCGGCATGACCGGCCCGGCGGCACTGCGTGAGGCCCGCCGCGGGATGGCGCTGGCGGCCGGGCTGCGCCTGCCGCTGCTGTTGCTGATCGACACCCCCGGCCCGGCGCTCTCCCCGGAGGCTGAACAGGACGGGCTGGCCGGGGAGATCGCCCGCTGCCTGGCCGACCTGGTGACCCTGCCGGTACCGACGGTGTCGGTGCTGCTCGGGCAGGGCAACGGCGGGCCCGCCCTGGCGATGGTGCCCGCCGACCGGGTGGTGGCCGCGCTGCACGGCTGGTTGGCGCCGCTGCCGCCGGAGGGCGCCAGCGCCATCGTCTACCGCGACCTCGACCACGCCGACCGGTTGGCCGAGGAGCAGGGGATCCGGTCGGTCGAGTTGGCGGCGGCCGGGATCGTCGACGCGATCGTGCCGGAGCGCCCCGACGCCGCCGACGAACCGATCGAGTTCATCAAACGGCTGTCCCGGGTGATCGCCACCGAGCTGCGCACCGTGCGCGCCATCGCCGACAACGAGCGGGTCGACACGCGCCTGCAGCGCTATCGGCGTATCGGCCTGCCCGAATGA
- a CDS encoding MBL fold metallo-hydrolase gives MLRAALRLTAGTATLAAGGWMMRALHGAPEALGAGPAEIRRVAEGSPNFVDGAFTNLDAAAGFDMGLQQQWMVLRELVGGRGVGRPAAPIPLAEPSVEAGEGPAGTWFGHSSVLIEIDGYRVLTDPVWSRRCSPSDSVGPERLHPPPAALDTLPAIDAIVISHDHYDHLDIDAVIALGRTQRAPFVVPLGVGAHLRRWGIPEHRVVELDWGQHHRIADLTVVCTPARHFSGRFVSRNTTLWSSWVLIGERHRVFFGGDSGYTRSFADIGAEHGPFDLTLLPIGAYHRAWPDIHMSPEEAVRAHRDLTDTGLLVPIHWCTFRLAPHPWAEPVERLLAAADPDGVRVAVPRPGGRARPAAGDVVDPWWRL, from the coding sequence ATGTTGCGTGCCGCACTGCGCCTGACCGCCGGGACCGCCACGCTGGCGGCCGGCGGCTGGATGATGCGGGCGTTGCACGGCGCCCCCGAGGCGCTCGGTGCGGGGCCGGCCGAGATCCGACGGGTCGCCGAGGGATCGCCGAATTTCGTGGACGGGGCGTTCACCAACCTCGACGCCGCCGCCGGTTTCGACATGGGGCTGCAGCAGCAGTGGATGGTGCTGCGCGAACTGGTCGGCGGACGCGGTGTGGGACGTCCCGCCGCGCCGATCCCGCTGGCCGAGCCGTCGGTCGAGGCCGGCGAGGGCCCGGCGGGCACCTGGTTCGGGCACTCGTCGGTGCTGATCGAGATCGACGGCTACCGGGTGCTCACCGACCCGGTGTGGAGCCGGCGCTGCTCCCCGTCGGACAGCGTCGGCCCCGAGCGGCTGCACCCGCCGCCCGCCGCCCTGGACACCTTGCCGGCGATCGATGCGATCGTGATCAGCCACGACCACTACGACCATCTCGACATCGACGCGGTCATCGCGTTGGGGCGCACCCAGCGCGCGCCGTTCGTGGTGCCGCTGGGGGTCGGGGCGCACCTGCGCCGCTGGGGCATCCCCGAGCATCGGGTGGTGGAACTGGACTGGGGCCAGCACCACCGGATCGCCGATCTCACCGTGGTGTGCACCCCGGCCCGGCACTTCTCCGGGCGGTTCGTCAGCCGCAACACCACCTTGTGGTCCTCCTGGGTGCTGATCGGCGAGCGGCACCGGGTGTTCTTCGGCGGTGACAGCGGCTACACCCGTTCGTTCGCCGACATCGGCGCCGAACACGGCCCCTTCGACCTGACGCTGCTGCCGATCGGTGCCTACCATCGGGCCTGGCCCGACATCCACATGTCCCCGGAGGAGGCGGTGCGGGCGCACCGCGACCTCACCGATACCGGGTTGTTGGTGCCGATCCACTGGTGCACGTTCCGGCTGGCCCCGCATCCGTGGGCCGAACCGGTGGAGCGGCTGCTGGCCGCCGCCGACCCCGACGGGGTGCGCGTCGCGGTGCCCCGGCCGGGCGGACGAGCCCGCCCCGCCGCCGGCGACGTCGTCGATCCGTGGTGGCGGTTGTAG
- a CDS encoding enoyl-CoA hydratase: MIGVTRDGHVTTLELQRPERRNALNSELVDGLREAVTTAAAEDVRAIVLTGQGTVFCAGADLSGDAFAADYPDKLIALHQSIDAVPMPVIGAINGAAIGAGLQLAMVCDLRVVAPEAFFQFPVAKYGLALDNWSIRRLVSLAGHGRARAMMLTAERLGADEALQTGMANRLGGLADAQAWAREIAALAPLALQHAKRVLNDDGAYEDQWPVHKELFDRAWGSQDVVEAQVARVEKRPPKFQGA, translated from the coding sequence ATGATTGGTGTGACCCGCGATGGCCATGTCACCACGCTGGAGTTGCAGCGCCCGGAACGCCGCAACGCGCTGAACTCCGAACTCGTCGACGGGCTGCGTGAGGCCGTGACCACCGCCGCCGCCGAGGACGTCCGCGCGATCGTGCTCACCGGGCAAGGCACCGTGTTCTGCGCCGGGGCGGACCTGTCCGGCGACGCGTTCGCCGCCGACTACCCGGACAAACTGATCGCGTTGCACCAGTCCATCGACGCTGTCCCGATGCCGGTCATCGGCGCGATCAACGGCGCGGCCATCGGGGCCGGCTTGCAACTGGCCATGGTCTGCGACCTGCGGGTGGTGGCGCCGGAGGCCTTTTTCCAGTTCCCGGTCGCCAAATACGGTTTGGCCCTGGACAACTGGAGTATCCGCCGATTGGTGTCGCTGGCCGGCCACGGGCGCGCCCGGGCCATGATGTTGACCGCCGAACGGCTCGGCGCCGACGAGGCGCTGCAGACCGGGATGGCCAACCGGCTCGGCGGTCTGGCCGATGCGCAGGCGTGGGCCCGCGAGATCGCCGCACTGGCGCCGCTGGCCCTGCAGCACGCCAAGCGGGTGCTCAACGACGACGGCGCCTACGAGGACCAGTGGCCGGTCCACAAGGAACTGTTCGACCGGGCCTGGGGCAGCCAGGACGTGGTCGAGGCGCAGGTCGCCCGCGTGGAGAAGCGACCCCCGAAATTCCAGGGCGCCTGA